The proteins below come from a single Bactrocera tryoni isolate S06 unplaced genomic scaffold, CSIRO_BtryS06_freeze2 scaffold_25, whole genome shotgun sequence genomic window:
- the LOC120780399 gene encoding uncharacterized protein LOC120780399, with product MHNDAEIADSGKPEIIDYYSRTKGGVDRMDQMFAENPTQRQTKRWPLAMFFNMLDITAFAAYIVYDLKNPMLPWITNNKRKQILRSLAEALCMPIIEARAINRQVTRNFSTKIAIEAYFNRPVESMVSTAASTSAAARTPKPVSGSCYLCYAQEEKRRRKTRKLCAKYSK from the exons ATGCATAATGATGCTGAAATAGCTGACAGTGGGAAACCTgaaataattgattattatAGTCGTACCAAAGGTGGTGTTGATCGAATGGACCAAATGTTTGCGGAAAATCCAACACAAAGACAAACAAAACGATGGCCActagcgatgttcttcaacatgttGGACATTACAGCTTTTGCAGCCTACATTGTCTACGATTTGAAAAACCCTATGTTGCCTTGGATAACAAACAACAAGCGTAAGCAGATCCTGCGCAGCTTGGCTGAAGCATTGTGTATGCCCATTATTGAAGCCAGAGCCATAAATCGTCAAGTGACGCGAAATTTTTCGACTAAAATTGCTATTGAAGCATATTTCAACCGACCGGTGGAATCAATGGTGTCAACAGCAGCATCAACATCTGCAGCAGCGCGCACGCCAAAACCAGTGTCCGGATCTTGCTATTTATGTTACGCACAAGAGGAAAAACGCCGTAGAAAAACCAGAAAGCTGTGCGCCAAAT ATTCGAAGTAA